In Natronococcus occultus SP4, the following proteins share a genomic window:
- a CDS encoding ion channel translates to MPDEVDELKALRQALNDAGNSPRDDRPEHRGQFVGAKFGAIHLFGFPIEATEDYDIRFDHARFHGENADLRFVGTKFATSGQYPVSFYGAKFITEGDCDILFDGANFITKGDGDVLFEDAEFITEGDGDVRFKDVEFATEGNGDVRFKDAEFITRGDGDVRFEDAEFDGNTFFEDVDFDATSRFVVSQIERTAMLSFEGADFYEPFFFNVSNDIQDICGDLDFSYATFHDEVDFRSDDDRSTSHSSPAGQCPTFSFNSADSVDFSNTKFIKSVDFSDANFPADTTFDGARLSGANFVEADLSGASLERAQLNRAELLGTKLVGAKLYGALLGNARIDRETRIWPEAQSLRRISGFGKSPVDGGVWRRLRAGWRGGRVPYCCYDPRYWGPSGTACDSERDMQERLEKAAEMYGTVETVARDNSLPRLASECFLGRKDVQLRQYWLKDDDEERQWLMTIQSFIPSLVARYGESPWRVLGTGTFIVLVCGLAYWAFELIERTGETGGSATLLESIYFSSLTFTTLGYGDFRPVNRAGQFLAVAETAMGVILLAILVFVFGRRATR, encoded by the coding sequence TTGCCGGATGAGGTCGACGAATTGAAAGCATTACGCCAAGCTCTCAACGACGCTGGCAACAGTCCACGCGATGACCGACCGGAGCATCGAGGGCAGTTCGTTGGCGCAAAGTTTGGAGCAATCCACCTCTTTGGCTTTCCTATTGAGGCGACTGAGGACTATGACATCAGATTCGACCACGCCCGATTCCACGGAGAGAACGCTGATCTCCGGTTCGTAGGCACGAAATTTGCCACTTCCGGACAGTACCCGGTATCGTTCTACGGAGCAAAATTCATCACCGAGGGAGACTGCGACATATTGTTCGACGGCGCGAACTTCATTACGAAGGGAGACGGCGACGTATTGTTCGAAGACGCGGAGTTCATCACTGAAGGCGACGGTGACGTGCGGTTCAAGGACGTAGAGTTCGCCACCGAGGGCAACGGTGACGTGCGGTTCAAGGACGCGGAATTCATCACCAGGGGTGACGGTGATGTGCGGTTCGAGGACGCGGAATTTGATGGCAATACCTTCTTCGAGGATGTAGATTTTGATGCAACATCACGGTTCGTTGTCTCGCAGATTGAGAGGACTGCGATGCTGTCGTTTGAGGGCGCCGACTTCTACGAGCCTTTCTTTTTTAACGTAAGTAACGATATCCAAGATATTTGTGGCGACCTCGATTTCTCCTACGCTACATTCCACGATGAGGTTGATTTCCGTAGTGACGATGACCGGTCAACCTCTCACTCCTCTCCGGCTGGACAATGTCCAACGTTCAGCTTCAACTCCGCCGATTCCGTCGATTTTAGCAATACAAAGTTTATCAAGAGTGTTGACTTCAGCGATGCAAATTTTCCGGCTGACACTACATTTGATGGGGCACGACTGTCAGGTGCGAATTTCGTTGAGGCAGATCTATCGGGTGCGTCACTCGAACGGGCCCAACTTAATCGCGCGGAACTGTTAGGAACGAAGCTGGTCGGTGCGAAACTCTACGGGGCGTTGCTCGGAAACGCCCGCATCGACCGTGAAACGAGAATCTGGCCTGAAGCACAGTCACTCCGGAGGATCAGCGGGTTCGGCAAGTCTCCGGTAGATGGCGGTGTCTGGCGGCGGTTGCGAGCAGGTTGGCGGGGCGGCCGTGTCCCGTATTGCTGTTATGACCCGCGCTACTGGGGCCCATCTGGAACCGCTTGCGATTCGGAGAGGGATATGCAAGAACGACTTGAGAAAGCCGCGGAAATGTACGGGACCGTCGAAACAGTGGCCCGTGACAACAGCCTCCCGAGGCTAGCGAGTGAGTGTTTTCTCGGCCGAAAGGATGTTCAACTCCGACAGTACTGGCTGAAGGACGATGACGAGGAGCGCCAGTGGTTAATGACAATTCAGTCGTTCATTCCGAGTCTGGTGGCACGATACGGCGAGAGTCCATGGCGCGTGCTTGGGACTGGGACATTCATCGTCTTGGTCTGTGGGTTGGCATACTGGGCGTTTGAGTTGATCGAACGAACAGGAGAGACCGGGGGTTCCGCGACATTACTGGAAAGTATCTATTTTAGTTCGCTAACGTTCACGACGCTCGGCTATGGCGATTTCAGGCCGGTCAACAGAGCCGGCCAGTTTCTCGCCGTCGCTGAGACGGCGATGGGCGTAATTCTGCTCGCCATATTGGTTTTTGTGTTCGGCCGACGAGCAACACGGTGA
- a CDS encoding 2-hydroxyacid dehydrogenase — MKALVTANVDKENRRRLKEDLGLEVDYQPIAERDERLSESELIEAIEDVDVLIVGFEGVSEKVLDAAEQLELIACPRGGPDANVDISAASERNIPVLYAPGRNAVSVADFTIGLMIDVARHISHGHHLLHTGTYTGEPVTDSASGGEREDVTWGVAKGSPYAELKGPELEGKTVGIVGFGDIGREVGKRVRGFGVDILAMDPFIPQEEMPDDVTKVDLDELCEQSDFVTVHVPVTDATRGLIGSDEFALMKETAFFINTARGAIIDQDALIQQLKSDNLRGAALDVYDEEPLPEDHVLLELENVVTTPHLAGAAEEVINRHSTMIVDDIEAIFEGEEPKHIADDSVLQLPELRGDD; from the coding sequence ATGAAAGCACTCGTAACCGCGAACGTAGATAAGGAGAACAGACGGCGACTCAAAGAGGACCTCGGTCTGGAGGTCGACTATCAGCCCATTGCCGAGCGTGACGAACGACTTTCCGAGTCAGAACTAATAGAGGCAATAGAGGACGTAGACGTGTTAATCGTCGGATTCGAGGGAGTCTCGGAAAAAGTCCTCGATGCTGCAGAACAACTGGAGCTTATCGCGTGCCCACGTGGTGGTCCAGACGCCAACGTGGATATCTCAGCTGCCTCCGAGCGTAACATACCAGTTCTCTATGCCCCAGGACGCAACGCTGTCAGCGTAGCTGACTTCACCATTGGACTCATGATCGATGTTGCGCGTCATATTTCCCATGGACATCATCTCCTCCATACTGGCACCTATACAGGGGAGCCAGTCACCGATTCAGCTTCTGGCGGTGAACGGGAAGACGTTACTTGGGGGGTCGCGAAGGGATCACCGTACGCCGAGCTAAAGGGCCCCGAACTCGAGGGCAAGACAGTCGGTATCGTCGGATTCGGTGATATTGGTCGAGAAGTGGGAAAACGTGTACGAGGATTCGGCGTCGACATCCTCGCAATGGATCCATTCATCCCGCAAGAGGAGATGCCTGATGACGTTACCAAGGTCGATCTCGATGAGCTCTGTGAACAGTCTGATTTTGTTACTGTTCACGTCCCAGTGACGGATGCAACCCGCGGACTGATCGGGTCCGACGAGTTCGCTCTGATGAAGGAAACTGCCTTCTTCATCAATACAGCCCGAGGTGCTATCATCGATCAGGATGCACTGATCCAGCAACTTAAGTCTGACAATCTTCGAGGTGCTGCACTCGACGTCTACGATGAGGAACCTCTTCCAGAAGATCACGTGCTACTCGAATTGGAAAATGTCGTTACGACGCCACACCTCGCTGGCGCAGCAGAGGAAGTGATCAACCGGCACTCAACAATGATAGTCGACGATATTGAGGCCATTTTCGAAGGTGAGGAACCAAAGCACATTGCCGACGATTCGGTACTTCAACTACCGGAATTGAGAGGTGATGACTAA
- a CDS encoding carbohydrate ABC transporter permease, with the protein MSIQSGRLAGAFERLTADPVAVAKLAVKYMIGLIVSIWMLFPIYWMVITGFKTHDSIVEVELVPVEITFAHYQDLFLDGEFHSYLLNSAIVSVTVVSVSLLLAVPAAYSLSRLDVPAAHHFSFYILSTRMIPPLALLVPLYVFYTRIGLTGGRLGLIIVHFLLTLPLMIWIIKGFIDEVPESLEESAMVDGCNRIEAFRAVVLPLIMPGVAAAAFIGLIFSWNDFQLALVLLDGGVRTAPLEIQNALGYTSINWGMLGAAGTVTVLPVIIISLLIRDYLVEGMTMGAVKE; encoded by the coding sequence ATGAGTATCCAAAGTGGACGGTTAGCCGGTGCGTTCGAACGGTTGACGGCTGACCCGGTTGCGGTAGCCAAACTAGCAGTCAAGTACATGATCGGGCTCATCGTTAGTATCTGGATGCTATTCCCGATCTACTGGATGGTTATAACGGGATTCAAGACCCACGATTCGATCGTCGAGGTGGAACTGGTTCCTGTCGAAATCACATTCGCGCACTACCAAGACTTGTTCCTTGATGGTGAATTCCATAGCTACCTGCTGAACAGCGCTATTGTTTCGGTAACCGTTGTCTCAGTGAGCTTGCTACTAGCTGTCCCAGCAGCGTACAGTCTCTCAAGGCTCGATGTCCCAGCAGCGCACCACTTCAGCTTCTATATTCTCTCAACCCGGATGATTCCTCCGCTAGCCCTTCTCGTACCTTTATATGTGTTCTATACGAGAATTGGGCTTACAGGAGGACGACTTGGACTGATTATCGTCCATTTCCTGTTGACATTACCACTGATGATCTGGATAATCAAGGGATTCATCGATGAAGTACCGGAATCACTCGAAGAATCAGCAATGGTTGACGGATGTAACCGAATCGAGGCATTCCGTGCAGTAGTGCTACCGCTCATTATGCCGGGTGTCGCTGCAGCGGCGTTCATCGGGCTGATCTTCTCGTGGAATGACTTCCAGCTTGCATTAGTACTACTGGATGGAGGAGTACGTACTGCACCTCTCGAGATTCAGAACGCACTCGGTTACACATCAATCAATTGGGGAATGCTTGGTGCAGCGGGTACCGTAACCGTACTCCCGGTGATTATCATCAGCCTTCTGATCAGAGATTACTTGGTCGAAGGAATGACAATGGGGGCGGTCAAGGAGTGA
- a CDS encoding ABC transporter substrate-binding protein, with protein sequence MNRRNMLKAVGASTTIGLAGCIADDAGDEDDQDSIDEWGDRLVSHAEEADIDWQQFEGETLVFGMNEHAFTDLMENFIPHFEELTGMDLEFQTFPEDELWQRVVLDLENQSGNFDGFFTGLWPSADYYHGEWVKDLNEYLEDPELTDQEWFAMDDFSDGIIDSLTYGEEEALVGMPFGVEAYGAIAYDEPTFDELGIDPPETYEELVEAARTIDESDETDRMGIASRASTDPLSTANWATMFRSYGAEWIDYEEREARLDSEEGVESLEVFSELMSYGPDDIGNFDWYRSNLAMGEGDVAMALHTPSAIGVWDDEQLERTEWIPPLPGPDGEQIAAPWTWSLGISEYSRNPEAAWLFIQFSISREANLLSSIRAWEGAESYGWAREGYVFDQDEWEEHGIKDSWVEAHTQGLDMVPSNPPAVPLDTPQNMDIMSEAALAMNSAVTGESSPEEALSSAASEITEYAQDIPEEYIE encoded by the coding sequence ATGAACCGACGGAATATGCTAAAAGCAGTTGGCGCATCAACGACCATCGGCTTGGCAGGTTGCATTGCCGACGATGCTGGTGATGAAGACGATCAAGATTCAATTGATGAATGGGGGGATCGTCTTGTCTCCCATGCAGAAGAAGCCGACATCGATTGGCAGCAATTTGAGGGAGAGACGCTTGTCTTCGGGATGAACGAACATGCCTTCACTGATCTGATGGAGAACTTCATCCCGCACTTCGAGGAACTCACTGGGATGGATCTTGAGTTCCAGACTTTTCCCGAAGATGAACTCTGGCAGCGTGTCGTTCTTGACCTCGAGAACCAAAGTGGAAACTTCGATGGTTTCTTCACTGGTCTCTGGCCCAGTGCGGATTACTACCATGGAGAGTGGGTGAAAGACCTCAACGAATATCTTGAGGACCCCGAACTGACCGACCAAGAATGGTTCGCGATGGATGATTTCTCTGATGGGATCATCGATTCACTAACATACGGAGAAGAAGAGGCTCTGGTCGGTATGCCGTTCGGCGTGGAGGCTTATGGTGCCATTGCCTACGACGAACCAACGTTCGATGAACTCGGAATCGATCCACCAGAGACCTACGAAGAATTAGTAGAAGCGGCCCGAACGATCGATGAATCCGACGAGACCGATCGGATGGGAATTGCATCACGAGCAAGTACTGATCCGCTCTCCACAGCGAACTGGGCGACCATGTTTCGGTCCTACGGTGCCGAGTGGATTGACTACGAAGAGAGAGAAGCCCGTCTTGATTCCGAAGAAGGGGTTGAATCACTTGAGGTCTTTTCGGAGTTGATGAGCTACGGACCGGATGATATCGGCAACTTCGACTGGTATCGCTCGAACCTAGCTATGGGCGAGGGCGATGTTGCGATGGCTCTCCATACACCAAGTGCGATTGGTGTCTGGGACGACGAACAACTTGAACGGACGGAATGGATCCCCCCACTTCCTGGCCCAGACGGCGAACAGATCGCTGCACCATGGACTTGGTCTCTCGGGATCAGTGAATACAGTAGGAATCCTGAGGCTGCTTGGTTGTTCATTCAGTTCTCGATCAGTCGAGAAGCAAATCTACTGTCATCGATCAGGGCATGGGAAGGTGCAGAGAGTTACGGCTGGGCGCGTGAAGGATACGTGTTCGATCAAGACGAGTGGGAGGAACACGGAATCAAGGACTCTTGGGTCGAAGCCCATACTCAGGGATTAGATATGGTCCCATCCAATCCGCCAGCAGTACCGCTTGATACACCACAGAACATGGATATCATGTCCGAGGCTGCCCTTGCGATGAACTCCGCTGTTACTGGAGAGAGTAGTCCAGAAGAGGCGCTATCATCAGCTGCCTCCGAAATAACCGAGTATGCCCAAGATATCCCAGAGGAGTACATTGAGTGA
- the dgoD gene encoding galactonate dehydratase — protein sequence MHVTGYELYEVPPRWVFLKIETSTGLIGWGEPVVEGYAKTTMAAVEELIDNYLIGKDPLEIERHWQAMYRGRHFRGGPILMSAISGIDQALWDIKGKHYNAPIYDLLGGRARDRIKVYDWIGGETPSEIRSSAADAIENGYTILKMAAVSQMNWIDSPEVVEVARQRLAAVRDEVGPGVDIAVDFRGRVRKAMTKWLASELDPYDPMLYEEPLLPEHFDMLAEVRNYTKTPLASGERLYSRWDFKQLLERDLVDVIQPDPSHAGGITETKKIANAAEAVDVGVALHCPLGPIAFATGIQLDTAIPNAFAQAQYLEVHEPTDNDLLNYLRDPTVFGFENGYVTPLEEPGLGIEIDEEYVQEQSELQINWQTPIWYHEDGSVGEW from the coding sequence ATGCACGTCACTGGATACGAACTCTACGAAGTTCCCCCTCGTTGGGTCTTTCTCAAGATCGAAACTAGTACTGGCCTCATAGGGTGGGGAGAACCAGTTGTTGAAGGCTATGCAAAGACTACGATGGCTGCTGTTGAAGAGCTTATAGACAACTATCTAATCGGGAAAGATCCGCTCGAAATCGAACGTCACTGGCAAGCAATGTACCGTGGGCGCCACTTCCGAGGAGGGCCTATTTTAATGAGTGCTATTTCTGGTATCGATCAGGCACTCTGGGACATCAAGGGGAAACACTATAACGCACCGATTTATGACCTCCTCGGGGGACGAGCTCGGGATCGGATCAAGGTATACGATTGGATTGGTGGAGAAACTCCCTCCGAGATACGGTCTTCTGCGGCTGATGCTATCGAAAATGGCTATACAATACTGAAGATGGCTGCAGTCTCTCAGATGAATTGGATTGATTCACCAGAAGTCGTCGAGGTCGCTCGTCAACGCCTTGCTGCCGTGCGCGATGAAGTCGGTCCGGGTGTCGATATTGCCGTCGATTTCCGTGGCCGAGTAAGAAAAGCGATGACAAAATGGCTCGCATCAGAGCTGGATCCATATGATCCGATGCTCTATGAAGAGCCATTGCTACCGGAGCATTTCGATATGTTGGCAGAGGTCAGAAACTACACGAAGACACCACTGGCATCGGGTGAACGGCTGTACTCTCGGTGGGATTTCAAGCAGTTGCTCGAGAGAGATCTTGTCGATGTTATTCAACCAGACCCTTCTCACGCGGGGGGTATTACCGAAACGAAAAAGATCGCCAATGCTGCAGAAGCAGTCGATGTCGGCGTTGCTCTGCATTGCCCACTAGGCCCAATCGCGTTTGCTACTGGCATTCAACTCGATACAGCGATTCCGAATGCGTTTGCTCAAGCCCAGTATCTCGAAGTTCACGAGCCAACTGACAACGATCTTCTAAATTACCTTCGTGATCCAACCGTATTTGGATTCGAGAACGGCTACGTCACACCCTTGGAGGAACCTGGGCTTGGTATCGAAATCGATGAAGAATATGTCCAAGAGCAGAGTGAACTACAAATAAACTGGCAAACGCCGATCTGGTATCACGAAGACGGAAGTGTCGGTGAATGGTAG
- a CDS encoding FGGY-family carbohydrate kinase: protein MEEVLIGVDAGTTNIKSIAMDPSGSQLYVASRENPVQTPAERWIEQDMETTWRLTAETIREVVEQIPDSRPILGVGITAQGDGCWLIDENGEPARDAILWSDGRSSEIIEEWIESGTAASVTDICGSDLFPGSTLSILAWLAEQEPNVLDRADTIFYCKDWLKYRLTGTRTSDPSDMSMPFLDIESGTYAKDVFEMGGVGDLEALLPRIANPSEIVGTVTEPAAKTTGLPTGTPVVSGALDIVACAYGSGAVEPGDSSSVVGTTSLNQTILEDPPLDTDGTGFSFALGNGQYSRALASMAGTPNLDWAFEEFTDNEKYQDVIPRLEEIPIGSEGVCYHPYLSVSGERSPFLKTNARASFLGLSPDHTNDHLLRAVYEGVTLAMRDCYEHMPGDPDRILMSGGGARSDFWCQLFADCLDTQIAVPKGDEYGAKGAALLAGVGSDIYEDLESAVRKTTKIERTYEPVPENTQQYNIWYDHFRSSYESLFDVWDDRSRSMTELERCR, encoded by the coding sequence ATGGAAGAGGTACTCATAGGTGTTGATGCCGGAACGACGAATATCAAATCAATTGCCATGGATCCAAGTGGCAGCCAACTCTATGTCGCGTCTCGCGAGAACCCAGTACAGACACCGGCTGAAAGATGGATCGAACAAGATATGGAGACAACCTGGCGCCTGACTGCGGAGACCATCCGAGAAGTGGTTGAGCAAATACCTGACTCACGACCGATTTTGGGTGTTGGAATCACTGCTCAGGGTGATGGGTGTTGGTTGATCGATGAGAACGGCGAGCCAGCTCGAGACGCTATTCTTTGGTCAGATGGTCGTTCATCAGAGATCATCGAAGAATGGATCGAATCGGGCACAGCTGCGTCCGTTACTGATATCTGTGGTAGTGATCTCTTTCCGGGATCGACTCTCTCGATCCTAGCTTGGCTTGCTGAACAAGAACCGAACGTCCTAGACCGGGCTGACACTATTTTCTATTGCAAGGATTGGCTTAAGTACAGGCTCACAGGAACGCGAACAAGCGACCCAAGCGATATGTCGATGCCGTTCCTCGATATCGAAAGCGGAACTTACGCAAAAGATGTCTTTGAGATGGGCGGGGTTGGTGATCTAGAAGCCTTACTTCCGCGGATCGCAAACCCAAGTGAAATTGTTGGTACGGTCACAGAGCCAGCAGCTAAGACGACGGGGTTACCAACCGGAACACCCGTCGTCTCGGGTGCACTCGATATTGTCGCCTGTGCTTATGGTAGCGGAGCAGTAGAACCAGGGGATAGTTCCTCAGTTGTCGGTACCACCTCTTTGAACCAGACGATACTTGAGGACCCGCCTCTTGATACGGACGGAACTGGCTTCTCGTTCGCTCTTGGAAATGGACAGTACTCACGGGCTTTAGCGAGTATGGCCGGAACACCCAATCTGGACTGGGCCTTTGAGGAGTTTACTGATAACGAAAAATATCAAGACGTCATTCCACGGTTAGAAGAGATCCCGATTGGATCTGAAGGAGTTTGCTACCATCCTTATCTCAGCGTATCCGGAGAACGAAGTCCATTTCTCAAGACAAACGCTAGGGCAAGTTTCCTTGGACTTTCTCCTGATCACACGAACGATCATCTTCTCCGTGCAGTCTATGAGGGAGTTACGCTCGCGATGCGTGATTGTTATGAGCATATGCCGGGGGATCCTGACCGGATTCTAATGAGTGGTGGTGGTGCTCGGTCTGATTTCTGGTGTCAACTCTTTGCCGACTGTCTTGACACCCAAATCGCGGTTCCTAAGGGTGATGAGTACGGCGCAAAAGGGGCTGCACTGCTCGCTGGTGTAGGAAGCGACATCTACGAAGATCTTGAATCAGCTGTTCGGAAAACAACGAAAATTGAACGCACCTATGAGCCAGTCCCCGAAAACACCCAGCAATACAATATCTGGTATGACCACTTTCGATCCAGCTATGAGTCGCTCTTCGATGTCTGGGATGATCGCAGTCGCTCGATGACGGAACTTGAGCGTTGTCGGTGA
- a CDS encoding IS6 family transposase, producing the protein MLADLLSESYAAEFDECWERERTATPVRAFAVRLHATGCSLRETQAILCSLGVERSHQAIWHWVHRLADSVPDPPTAQPSRVAVDETAVRINGNRSWMYAAIDLDTKLILDVALFGRRGTDPAAAFLHGLAEKHDLSDAEFLVDGAGYLTALHQLGLSGHLDYVDRNHIEKWFHTLKMRVDRFHNSWVGSRASVREWLEKFVHYYNTQRPHQSLNGQTPVEVLN; encoded by the coding sequence ATGCTCGCAGACCTGCTCAGCGAGAGCTACGCGGCGGAATTTGATGAATGTTGGGAGCGTGAGCGGACGGCGACGCCCGTCAGGGCGTTCGCCGTCCGGCTCCACGCGACCGGTTGTTCGCTTCGAGAGACACAAGCAATTCTTTGCTCACTCGGCGTTGAACGCTCTCATCAAGCAATCTGGCACTGGGTACATCGGCTGGCTGACAGCGTACCAGACCCGCCGACGGCGCAGCCGTCGCGGGTCGCGGTTGATGAAACCGCTGTCAGGATTAACGGCAACCGATCTTGGATGTACGCTGCAATAGACCTCGACACAAAACTCATCCTCGATGTCGCGCTCTTTGGACGGCGAGGCACCGATCCAGCTGCTGCGTTTCTGCATGGACTCGCTGAGAAACACGATCTCTCTGACGCTGAGTTTCTCGTCGATGGTGCTGGCTATCTGACTGCCCTCCATCAATTAGGATTGAGCGGTCACCTCGACTATGTCGATCGAAACCACATCGAAAAGTGGTTTCACACCCTCAAAATGCGGGTCGACCGCTTCCATAACTCGTGGGTGGGCAGTCGGGCGAGCGTCAGAGAGTGGCTTGAGAAGTTCGTACACTACTACAACACACAGCGACCGCATCAGTCACTCAACGGACAGACGCCAGTGGAGGTGCTAAACTAG
- a CDS encoding IclR family transcriptional regulator, with amino-acid sequence MRHTTEPPKKDTPVKATATSLQLLEVLMELEGATISELDDHVDLSKSTIHNHLETLEILGFIVKDGWVYRVSQQTSKLGAHARRQNPLFEHGRDEVRRLAKVSGLVANIVVLENNHAICVYTATGKQDHDEVVYVGEKLPLHCTAAGKALLSTFDEEEAEALLDQIDYPEYTDNTLTSMDSLLDELQSIRSKGLAFDRQEWKPNLRSIGTALTGPEDELLGAISVISNAQSMTGKRFQQDVPGLVISSSNAIYNTIRSEE; translated from the coding sequence ATGAGACACACCACCGAACCACCCAAGAAGGACACTCCGGTGAAAGCAACGGCCACCAGTCTTCAATTGTTAGAGGTACTAATGGAGCTGGAGGGAGCGACCATCTCAGAACTCGATGATCACGTAGATCTCTCGAAGAGTACCATCCACAATCACCTCGAAACACTCGAGATTCTCGGGTTTATCGTGAAAGATGGATGGGTGTACCGAGTCAGCCAGCAAACTTCAAAACTAGGAGCACATGCAAGAAGGCAAAATCCCCTATTTGAACACGGACGAGACGAAGTTCGTCGGCTTGCTAAGGTGTCCGGTCTCGTCGCGAACATCGTTGTACTAGAGAACAACCACGCGATCTGTGTCTATACTGCAACCGGCAAGCAGGATCACGACGAAGTGGTCTACGTTGGCGAAAAGTTGCCACTCCATTGCACTGCAGCTGGGAAAGCACTACTATCGACATTCGACGAGGAGGAAGCCGAGGCACTACTTGACCAGATCGATTATCCAGAGTACACGGATAACACGCTAACCTCGATGGATTCATTACTCGATGAACTTCAGTCCATTCGCTCGAAGGGCCTCGCTTTTGATAGACAAGAATGGAAGCCAAACCTTCGGTCAATTGGAACAGCGCTTACTGGACCAGAAGATGAATTATTGGGCGCTATCTCGGTCATAAGCAATGCACAGTCTATGACGGGAAAGCGATTCCAACAGGATGTGCCCGGTCTCGTCATCAGTTCATCGAACGCTATTTACAATACTATCCGGTCAGAGGAATAG
- a CDS encoding carbohydrate ABC transporter permease, producing the protein MSHEQKAAKSETSSREPLLNRLDISKDLLKWVFLLPSVALLAFLTLYPFLQGIWMSAHDWPFAAPDHNWVGVSQYVEILSSDRFQNSLWRTVIFTGGGVTFQLVLGIALAVYLKSLTETWRPIVRTIFIIPMVMTPVATGLVWRMMLDGQVGILNVMIESLGFSAPAWTSSSGMAMFTILMIDTWQWTPLVVLIVFAGLLSVPQQLYEAARVDGAPSWAIFWHITLPQIKYFVAIAAVFRLMESFRTFDYIWLVTEGGPGTATEILNVFVYRLAFVNLDGGAAATVGIILLVITIAVTMSLFKVVDIQ; encoded by the coding sequence ATGAGCCACGAGCAAAAAGCAGCTAAATCCGAGACGTCCAGTCGGGAGCCACTGCTAAACCGACTCGACATCAGCAAGGATCTGCTAAAGTGGGTCTTTCTACTCCCATCCGTTGCTTTGCTCGCGTTCTTGACCCTGTATCCGTTTCTGCAGGGCATCTGGATGAGTGCGCACGACTGGCCGTTCGCAGCTCCCGATCATAATTGGGTTGGGGTGAGCCAGTACGTAGAGATCCTAAGCAGTGACCGATTCCAAAATTCACTCTGGCGTACGGTGATCTTCACGGGTGGTGGCGTAACGTTCCAACTAGTACTTGGCATTGCGCTTGCAGTCTATCTGAAGTCCCTGACTGAGACCTGGCGTCCGATCGTCCGGACGATTTTCATCATTCCAATGGTTATGACACCGGTTGCAACCGGGTTAGTCTGGAGGATGATGCTCGACGGGCAGGTCGGAATTCTCAACGTGATGATTGAGTCACTCGGGTTCTCCGCTCCTGCTTGGACATCGAGTAGTGGTATGGCGATGTTCACGATTCTGATGATCGACACCTGGCAATGGACGCCCCTCGTTGTGTTGATCGTCTTCGCAGGATTGCTCTCAGTACCCCAGCAACTCTACGAAGCGGCCCGCGTTGACGGTGCACCTTCGTGGGCTATCTTCTGGCATATCACTCTACCACAGATCAAATACTTCGTTGCAATCGCTGCCGTCTTCCGACTGATGGAGAGTTTCCGGACCTTCGATTACATCTGGTTAGTAACTGAAGGAGGTCCTGGTACTGCTACTGAGATCCTCAACGTGTTCGTCTACCGCCTTGCGTTCGTTAATCTCGATGGCGGAGCAGCAGCAACAGTCGGAATCATCCTGCTGGTCATCACAATTGCGGTGACAATGAGCCTATTCAAGGTGGTGGACATCCAATGA